One Sphingomonas sp. FARSPH DNA segment encodes these proteins:
- a CDS encoding anti-sigma factor, translated as MTVTDDPDMTAAELALGVLDGEDRAAATRRLIADPAFARDVARWRAHFATLFAEVPDVAPPAHLEGRVRAALDMRHDPGTLTALRRWRWFGGGMSAVAAALLMAILVRSGESPAIIPSPAHVPAAMVATLAPEGGAPFAAVYDQGAGQVRTLGRVALPANRDAELWAIGRDGVPRALGLLTRDGKTRIVVHDVAIEPGTTLAISIEPLGGSPRPLPSGPVVATGQLDRI; from the coding sequence ATGACGGTGACTGACGATCCCGACATGACCGCCGCCGAACTGGCGCTGGGTGTATTGGACGGCGAGGATCGCGCGGCGGCGACCCGCCGGCTGATCGCCGATCCCGCCTTTGCACGCGACGTCGCCCGGTGGCGCGCGCATTTCGCGACGCTGTTCGCGGAGGTGCCGGATGTGGCGCCCCCCGCGCATCTGGAAGGGCGGGTGAGGGCGGCGCTGGACATGCGCCACGATCCGGGAACGCTGACGGCGCTGCGGCGCTGGCGCTGGTTCGGTGGCGGGATGAGCGCTGTCGCCGCGGCACTGCTGATGGCGATCCTGGTGCGCTCCGGCGAGAGCCCGGCCATCATTCCGTCGCCGGCGCACGTGCCCGCCGCGATGGTGGCGACGCTGGCGCCCGAGGGCGGCGCGCCCTTCGCCGCGGTCTACGACCAGGGCGCGGGGCAGGTGCGTACGCTCGGCCGGGTCGCGCTGCCGGCAAACCGCGATGCCGAGCTCTGGGCGATCGGGCGCGACGGCGTGCCGCGCGCGCTGGGCCTGCTGACGCGCGACGGCAAGACGCGGATCGTCGTGCACGACGTGGCGATCGAGCCGGGCACGACGCTCGCCATATCGATCGAGCCGCTGGGCGGATCGCCGCGGCCGTTGCCGAGCGGCCCGGTCGTCGCGACGGGGCAGCTCGATCGCATCTGA
- a CDS encoding outer membrane protein: MRHILIGLAPAFVLATLAAAPAAAQDMDADPQPFSGVYIGGAGGYDVQPNPVGARLLFDRNLDGRFGDTVVTAGNTNAFSPGFCNGAARGATPQAGGCRNDKDGWAYYGRIGADTQRGHVVVGFVGEFGKSEITDSTSGFSTTPANYVLTRDLDYEASIRGRAGLAFGTTLFYGTTGAGYAKINHSFTTTNTANAFALRGDDTRFGFLAGGGIEQKIGRHFSIGLEYMYHRYNDDKFRVRVTQGSAAATNPFVLTPNTSGTDIARSDNIFRWHSMRATAAFRF, encoded by the coding sequence ATGCGCCATATCCTTATCGGGCTCGCGCCCGCCTTCGTCCTCGCCACCCTCGCCGCTGCACCCGCAGCGGCGCAGGACATGGACGCCGATCCGCAGCCGTTCAGCGGCGTCTATATCGGCGGCGCCGGCGGCTATGATGTCCAGCCCAATCCGGTCGGCGCGCGCCTGCTGTTCGACCGCAACCTCGACGGGCGTTTCGGCGACACGGTCGTCACCGCCGGCAACACCAACGCTTTCTCGCCGGGCTTCTGCAACGGCGCCGCACGCGGCGCGACGCCGCAGGCGGGCGGTTGCCGCAACGACAAGGACGGCTGGGCCTATTACGGCCGGATCGGCGCGGACACGCAACGCGGCCACGTCGTCGTCGGCTTCGTCGGCGAATTCGGCAAGTCGGAGATCACCGACAGCACCAGCGGCTTTTCCACGACGCCCGCGAATTACGTTCTGACCCGCGACCTGGATTACGAGGCGTCGATCCGGGGCCGCGCCGGTCTCGCCTTCGGCACCACGCTTTTCTACGGCACGACCGGCGCGGGCTATGCGAAGATCAATCACAGCTTCACGACGACGAACACCGCCAATGCCTTTGCGCTGCGCGGCGACGATACGCGCTTCGGCTTCCTTGCCGGCGGCGGTATCGAACAGAAGATCGGCCGGCACTTCTCGATCGGCCTCGAATATATGTACCACCGCTACAACGACGACAAATTCCGCGTTCGCGTGACGCAGGGTAGCGCCGCGGCGACCAACCCGTTCGTGCTCACGCCCAACACCAGTGGTACTGACATCGCACGGTCGGACAATATCTTCCGCTGGCACAGCATGCGCGCCACCGCAGCGTTCCGGTTCTAA
- a CDS encoding CsbD family protein, giving the protein MNTDTLTGSATNIGGKIKDGLGDALGDNSLKAEGKADQLSGTAQKAYGEAKDAVRPAIDYVRQFARERPFAAAALGGVLGIALINTLRGK; this is encoded by the coding sequence ATGAACACCGATACGCTGACCGGTTCCGCCACCAACATCGGCGGCAAGATCAAGGATGGCCTGGGCGACGCGCTGGGCGACAACTCGCTGAAGGCAGAGGGCAAGGCCGACCAGCTGAGCGGCACCGCGCAAAAGGCCTATGGCGAGGCGAAGGACGCGGTGCGTCCCGCGATCGATTACGTCCGCCAGTTCGCGCGTGAGCGGCCGTTCGCGGCGGCGGCGCTGGGCGGCGTGCTCGGCATCGCGCTGATCAACACGCTGCGCGGCAAGTAA
- a CDS encoding cytochrome C oxidase subunit IV family protein, with protein sequence MTERGRLTATYLGGYAAALVLTLAAFAAVRWPIAGAGTTLAIIMGLALVQLIVQLRCFLHVSVTQGSRITLLLVLFSSLVIALMVAGTLVVIFNLHARMM encoded by the coding sequence ATGACCGAACGGGGACGCCTGACCGCCACGTACCTTGGCGGTTACGCCGCCGCGCTCGTGCTGACGCTGGCGGCGTTCGCCGCCGTCCGCTGGCCGATCGCGGGCGCGGGCACGACGCTGGCGATCATCATGGGCCTCGCGCTCGTCCAGCTCATCGTACAGCTGCGCTGCTTCCTCCACGTCAGCGTAACGCAGGGCTCGCGCATCACGCTGCTGCTCGTGCTCTTCTCCTCGCTCGTCATCGCGCTGATGGTCGCGGGCACGCTCGTCGTGATCTTCAACCTGCACGCGCGGATGATGTGA
- a CDS encoding ferritin-like domain-containing protein, translating to MHTTQVLSEVLAAAERRRHERRAFLRTAGAAAATAGVAGLLAGCKDDHNNDYPATPFPTPAPTPSDADVLNFALNLEYLEAQFYAYAATGAGLPSSQLGGTGTQGTVTGGRRVNFSDPVVAQYAREIAADEAAHVAFLRTALGSSAVAMPSINIDGGASGAFTAAARAAGVVGASGTFDPYASDENFLLGAFIFEDVGVTAYKGASPLVTNKTYLEAAAGILAAEAYHAGLVRTVLYAKGLATPSLRTIAGQISDARDSLDGTTDLDQGIVGSDSTVSNIVPADANGIAFSRTPGQVLNIVYLSASATTSGGFFPSGVNGTVRTSSGV from the coding sequence ATGCACACCACACAGGTCCTGAGCGAAGTCCTCGCCGCGGCGGAGCGCCGCCGTCATGAACGCCGCGCCTTCCTGCGCACCGCCGGCGCCGCCGCCGCCACGGCCGGCGTCGCCGGCTTGCTGGCCGGCTGCAAGGACGACCATAACAACGACTATCCTGCCACGCCCTTCCCCACCCCCGCGCCGACGCCGTCGGATGCCGACGTGCTCAACTTCGCGCTCAACCTCGAATATCTCGAGGCGCAATTCTACGCCTATGCCGCAACGGGCGCGGGCTTGCCCTCGTCGCAGCTCGGCGGGACGGGCACGCAGGGCACGGTGACGGGTGGGCGCAGGGTCAACTTCTCTGATCCCGTCGTCGCGCAATATGCGCGCGAGATCGCCGCGGACGAGGCGGCGCACGTCGCCTTCCTGCGCACCGCGCTCGGATCGTCGGCGGTAGCGATGCCGTCGATCAACATCGACGGCGGCGCCAGCGGCGCCTTCACCGCCGCCGCGCGCGCAGCGGGTGTGGTCGGCGCGTCGGGCACGTTCGACCCTTATGCCTCTGACGAGAACTTCCTGCTCGGCGCGTTCATCTTCGAGGACGTCGGCGTCACCGCGTACAAGGGCGCATCGCCGCTGGTGACCAACAAGACCTACCTCGAGGCGGCCGCGGGGATTCTTGCCGCCGAAGCCTATCACGCGGGCCTCGTCCGCACCGTCCTCTATGCGAAGGGTCTTGCGACCCCCAGCCTGCGGACCATCGCGGGCCAGATTTCCGATGCGCGCGATAGCCTCGACGGGACGACCGATCTCGACCAGGGGATCGTCGGCAGCGACAGCACGGTGTCGAACATCGTGCCCGCCGATGCGAACGGCATCGCGTTCAGCCGCACGCCGGGCCAGGTGCTCAATATCGTTTATCTCAGCGCCTCGGCGACGACGAGCGGCGGGTTCTTCCCGTCGGGCGTCAATGGCACCGTGCGCACCAGCTCGGGCGTCTGA
- a CDS encoding sigma-70 family RNA polymerase sigma factor, with protein sequence MGFGTPPSADDARRALVEALVATGDQDRDAFVRVYRMTAAKLFGICLRICGDRHAAEEVLQDVYALVWKRAGGFEPGRASPITWLAMIARNRAIDWRRANPLRETAGVEEAADLPAPSPSAYDAMLFDETDRRLHLCLDRLQDVQRDTIRAAFFGGFTYAELAQQRDVPLGTVKSWIRRGLGRLRDCLDDGD encoded by the coding sequence ATGGGTTTCGGCACGCCTCCTTCCGCCGATGATGCGCGCCGCGCATTGGTGGAGGCGTTGGTCGCGACGGGGGATCAGGACCGCGACGCGTTCGTTCGCGTCTATCGCATGACGGCCGCGAAGCTTTTTGGCATATGCCTGCGTATCTGTGGGGACAGACACGCAGCAGAGGAAGTCTTGCAGGACGTATACGCCTTGGTTTGGAAGCGCGCCGGTGGCTTCGAGCCCGGTCGGGCAAGCCCGATCACCTGGCTCGCGATGATTGCGCGCAACCGCGCGATCGACTGGCGGCGCGCCAATCCGCTGCGCGAGACGGCGGGCGTCGAGGAAGCCGCCGACCTGCCCGCGCCTTCACCGTCCGCGTACGATGCGATGCTGTTCGACGAGACGGACCGACGGCTGCACCTGTGCCTCGACCGGTTGCAGGATGTGCAGCGCGACACCATCCGCGCCGCCTTTTTCGGCGGTTTCACCTACGCAGAACTGGCGCAGCAGCGCGACGTGCCGCTGGGCACGGTGAAGAGCTGGATCCGCCGTGGCCTCGGGCGGCTTCGGGACTGTCTCGATGACGGTGACTGA
- a CDS encoding fasciclin domain-containing protein, translating to MIRYSGAALAAVLLLGAGGAYAKNNPVVGGAAMYPTKTIVENASKSKDHTTLVAAVKAAGLVDTLSGPGPFTVFAPTNAAFAKLPAGTVDTLLKPENKAQLTSVLTYHVVPGRIMAKDIAANAKAHGGTATYTTVQGEPLMFRKAGSGWAIMDGKGDTGRVTIADVAQSNGVVHVIDTVMMP from the coding sequence ATGATCCGATATAGTGGCGCAGCGCTCGCTGCCGTTCTGCTGCTCGGCGCGGGCGGCGCTTATGCGAAGAACAATCCGGTCGTCGGCGGTGCCGCGATGTATCCGACGAAGACGATCGTCGAAAACGCGTCCAAGTCGAAGGACCACACGACGCTGGTCGCGGCGGTCAAGGCGGCGGGGCTGGTCGATACCCTGTCCGGGCCCGGGCCGTTCACCGTCTTCGCGCCCACCAATGCCGCCTTCGCCAAGCTGCCGGCGGGTACGGTCGATACCCTGCTGAAGCCCGAGAACAAGGCGCAGCTGACGTCTGTGCTGACCTATCACGTCGTGCCTGGCCGGATCATGGCCAAGGATATCGCCGCTAACGCCAAGGCGCATGGCGGCACGGCGACCTACACGACGGTGCAGGGCGAGCCGCTGATGTTCCGCAAGGCGGGCAGCGGCTGGGCGATCATGGACGGCAAGGGTGACACCGGCCGCGTGACGATCGCCGACGTCGCGCAGTCGAACGGCGTCGTGCACGTCATCGATACGGTGATGATGCCCTGA
- a CDS encoding aspartyl protease family protein — MGPCCVFWLPGALSLGLAQVPQHAPPSPSSVRITPGEAQIDDTLDVAGDSIAAEQIDTRMAIGVTVDGHGPYRFVVDSGADRSVIGARLARDLALPAGEPVMLHGMAGSSRRETARIARLGIGGGVVEDVAAPTIPEAALGARGLVGIDALHGHRLMLDFETNTVTVEDARRPMPARADDIVVTARRRGGQLILTQARAGSLGIRAVVDTGSQLTIGNLALRDALFRRGRLPPETTSTTLVSVTGETRVVPLAIVPEMRIGTIMMYNVVVGFADLPPFALFGLADTPAMMLGTDLMGSFRRISLDFGAKKVRFQLRRCPPAPAPGAGCPPAPAPR, encoded by the coding sequence ATGGGTCCGTGCTGCGTTTTCTGGCTCCCCGGCGCGCTGTCGCTCGGGCTCGCGCAGGTCCCGCAACACGCCCCGCCATCGCCGTCGTCCGTACGGATCACCCCGGGCGAAGCGCAGATCGACGATACGCTCGACGTCGCGGGCGACAGCATCGCTGCCGAGCAGATCGACACGCGTATGGCGATCGGCGTGACGGTCGATGGTCATGGCCCCTATCGCTTCGTGGTGGATAGCGGCGCGGACCGGTCGGTGATCGGCGCGCGCCTGGCGCGCGACCTCGCGCTCCCCGCGGGCGAACCGGTGATGCTGCACGGGATGGCGGGGTCCAGCCGTCGCGAAACCGCCAGGATCGCGCGGCTGGGGATCGGCGGCGGCGTGGTCGAGGACGTCGCCGCGCCGACGATTCCCGAAGCCGCCCTCGGCGCGCGCGGGCTCGTCGGGATCGACGCACTGCACGGACACCGGCTGATGCTCGATTTCGAAACCAACACCGTCACGGTGGAGGACGCGCGCCGCCCGATGCCGGCGCGGGCGGACGACATCGTCGTCACCGCGCGCCGCCGCGGCGGACAGCTGATCCTGACCCAAGCCCGCGCCGGAAGCCTCGGCATCCGCGCGGTCGTCGACACCGGTTCGCAGCTGACGATCGGCAATCTCGCTCTGCGCGATGCCTTGTTCCGCCGCGGTCGCCTGCCGCCGGAAACGACATCGACGACGCTCGTCAGCGTGACGGGGGAGACGCGGGTCGTACCGCTGGCGATCGTCCCCGAAATGCGCATCGGCACGATCATGATGTATAATGTCGTCGTCGGCTTTGCGGACCTGCCGCCCTTCGCGCTGTTCGGCCTCGCCGATACGCCGGCGATGATGCTGGGCACCGACCTGATGGGCAGCTTTCGCCGCATCTCGCTCGATTTCGGCGCTAAGAAGGTGCGTTTTCAGCTCCGTCGCTGCCCGCCCGCTCCCGCGCCTGGCGCCGGCTGCCCGCCCGCCCCCGCACCACGCTGA
- a CDS encoding GNAT family N-acetyltransferase — MGRVDLRPYEPGDRDAVLAIFDGNADTFFGAGDRGWLAETLDEPDGPAFVVTVDGRVAAFGGYEIWDHYNKALLYWGMADRRYHGAGLGRLLLFARLLHVAEHGDPPTRYVTVDTSPMIAPFFLACGFERTAVWPEGYRSGMEMHELRFDLSATDRAALRARVSDALRRAEAAVAAGAAEKFPAA, encoded by the coding sequence ATGGGCCGGGTCGATCTGAGGCCGTATGAACCAGGCGATCGCGACGCGGTGCTCGCGATTTTCGACGGCAATGCCGATACCTTTTTTGGCGCCGGCGACCGTGGCTGGCTTGCGGAGACGCTGGATGAACCGGACGGGCCGGCGTTCGTCGTGACGGTCGACGGCCGCGTCGCGGCGTTCGGCGGCTACGAAATATGGGACCATTACAACAAGGCCTTGCTGTATTGGGGCATGGCGGACCGTAGGTATCACGGCGCGGGGCTGGGCCGGCTCCTGCTGTTCGCGCGGTTGCTGCACGTCGCCGAGCATGGCGATCCGCCGACGCGCTACGTCACCGTCGACACATCGCCGATGATCGCGCCCTTCTTCCTGGCCTGCGGGTTCGAACGGACCGCGGTGTGGCCGGAGGGGTATCGATCCGGGATGGAGATGCACGAGCTGCGCTTCGACCTTTCCGCGACCGATCGTGCGGCGCTGCGCGCGCGGGTGTCGGACGCGCTGCGCCGGGCGGAAGCCGCGGTGGCGGCGGGCGCGGCGGAAAAATTCCCCGCGGCGTAA
- a CDS encoding cytochrome ubiquinol oxidase subunit II, with product MHDDHLAPPRVRPRMRHRLGMRFRPLFALAILSALSGCAALDHGILNAQGPVAADERHLLLVVSGILLFVWVPVVLLVPAFAWHYRRSNTRDAYRPDWGFSWVLEGFIWIPPVAIVVLLAFLAWPATVRDDPYARLPGRGPPVRIQAIALDWKWVFVYPDQGIATVNQLAVPAGRPVAVELTSGTVMQSLLLPQLAGQVYAMGGMRTHLHFAADRPGRYLGENVQFNGDRFAQQRFAILALTADDYAAWLSRARSRRRPLDAAAWAALSRRGTSDVDVFSAVPRGFFDHIVATTGGGAQPHHAAHPALRKAS from the coding sequence ATGCACGACGACCATCTCGCCCCACCGCGCGTTCGGCCGCGCATGCGTCATCGGCTTGGCATGCGCTTCCGGCCGCTGTTCGCGCTCGCTATACTGTCGGCGCTGTCGGGGTGCGCGGCGCTGGACCACGGCATCCTCAACGCACAAGGCCCGGTGGCCGCCGACGAACGGCATCTGCTACTGGTCGTGTCGGGCATCCTGCTGTTCGTCTGGGTGCCGGTCGTTCTCCTCGTCCCCGCCTTCGCCTGGCATTATCGCCGGTCAAACACCCGCGACGCCTACCGCCCCGACTGGGGCTTCTCGTGGGTGCTGGAAGGCTTCATCTGGATACCGCCGGTCGCGATCGTCGTGCTGCTGGCGTTCCTGGCATGGCCGGCGACGGTGCGCGACGATCCCTATGCGCGCCTGCCCGGACGCGGTCCACCCGTCCGCATCCAGGCGATCGCGCTCGATTGGAAATGGGTGTTCGTCTATCCCGACCAGGGGATCGCGACGGTCAACCAGCTGGCGGTGCCCGCGGGTCGTCCGGTCGCGGTCGAACTGACCAGCGGCACGGTGATGCAGTCGCTGCTGCTGCCGCAACTCGCCGGCCAGGTCTATGCAATGGGCGGCATGCGCACGCATCTGCACTTCGCGGCCGATCGGCCGGGGCGCTATCTGGGCGAGAATGTGCAATTCAATGGCGACCGGTTCGCGCAGCAACGGTTCGCGATACTGGCGCTGACCGCCGATGATTATGCCGCATGGCTTTCGCGCGCACGATCGCGCCGCCGGCCGCTCGACGCCGCCGCCTGGGCCGCGCTGTCGCGCCGCGGCACGAGCGACGTCGACGTGTTCTCGGCGGTTCCGCGCGGCTTCTTCGACCATATCGTCGCGACGACCGGCGGCGGCGCGCAGCCCCACCACGCCGCCCACCCCGCCCTCCGAAAGGCGTCCTGA
- a CDS encoding ferritin-like domain-containing protein, which yields MTQSEQFIEALDARVTRRNDRRELFRMVLGAAAVGGAFAYADSAAAQTAPTDADVLNFALNLEYLEANFYSYAAFGTAINGSLTSGTGTAGAATGGRQVTFSDPLVAAYAKEIAQDEIAHVAFLRNALGSAAVAQPAIDVGTSANGAFSSAARAAGLIGAGQSFDPYANDNNFLLASYIFEDVGVTAYKGASPLISNKTFLEAAAGILAVEAYHAAIVRTVLYAKGVATPSLRTAADAISDARDSLDGASDDDQGISPTTVNGNLVSNIVPLDANGIAYSRSTGAVLNIVYLTKAAVTMGGFFPAGVNGTIRSSTAQA from the coding sequence ATGACCCAAAGCGAGCAGTTCATCGAGGCACTGGACGCGCGGGTTACCCGCCGCAACGACCGGCGCGAGTTGTTCCGCATGGTCCTGGGCGCGGCGGCCGTAGGCGGTGCCTTCGCCTATGCCGACAGTGCGGCGGCGCAGACCGCCCCCACCGACGCGGACGTGCTGAACTTCGCCCTCAACCTCGAATATCTCGAGGCGAACTTCTATTCCTACGCCGCCTTCGGCACTGCGATCAACGGCTCGCTGACCAGCGGCACCGGCACGGCAGGCGCCGCCACCGGCGGTCGCCAGGTCACCTTCTCCGACCCGCTCGTCGCGGCTTATGCGAAGGAGATCGCGCAGGACGAGATCGCGCACGTCGCCTTCCTGCGTAACGCGCTGGGATCGGCGGCAGTCGCGCAGCCGGCGATTGACGTCGGCACGTCGGCAAATGGCGCGTTCAGCTCCGCGGCGCGCGCCGCCGGCCTGATCGGCGCGGGCCAGTCGTTCGATCCTTATGCCAACGACAATAACTTCCTCCTCGCCTCCTACATTTTCGAGGATGTCGGCGTCACCGCCTACAAGGGCGCCTCGCCGCTGATCAGCAACAAGACCTTCCTCGAGGCCGCCGCCGGCATCCTGGCGGTAGAGGCGTATCACGCCGCGATCGTGCGCACGGTGCTCTACGCAAAGGGTGTTGCGACGCCGTCGCTGCGCACCGCCGCTGACGCCATTTCCGACGCCCGCGACAGTCTGGACGGCGCCAGCGATGACGATCAGGGCATTTCGCCGACCACGGTCAACGGCAATCTGGTGTCCAACATCGTGCCGCTCGATGCGAACGGCATCGCCTACAGCCGGTCGACCGGTGCGGTGCTCAACATCGTCTACCTGACCAAGGCCGCCGTCACGATGGGCGGCTTCTTCCCCGCAGGTGTCAACGGCACCATCCGCAGCAGCACGGCCCAGGCCTGA
- a CDS encoding cytochrome c oxidase subunit 3 yields the protein MSDPSLRHAGVDLGGTPRNRNAQAESGLFGFWMFLMSDAVIFALLFAVYGTVVAATAGGPTPAQEFKLGGALVETLLLLTSSLTVGLSVLAMKYDAARRPVFAWLGVTFALGVAFLVLEARDFATMLADGAYPTRSAFLSAFFALVPLHGLHVLAGCFWMLVMGGQALAYGFDARVRLNILRLALFWHFLDVIWIAILTIVYLQGHVR from the coding sequence ATGAGCGACCCGTCGCTACGCCACGCCGGCGTCGATCTGGGCGGCACGCCGCGCAACCGCAACGCGCAGGCGGAAAGCGGCCTGTTCGGTTTCTGGATGTTCCTGATGAGCGATGCGGTGATCTTCGCGTTGCTCTTCGCGGTCTACGGCACCGTCGTGGCCGCAACTGCGGGCGGGCCGACGCCGGCGCAGGAGTTCAAGCTCGGCGGCGCGCTCGTCGAGACGCTGCTGCTGCTCACCAGCAGTCTGACGGTCGGCCTGTCGGTGCTCGCGATGAAATATGACGCCGCGCGGCGGCCGGTCTTCGCCTGGCTGGGCGTCACCTTCGCGTTGGGCGTCGCCTTCTTGGTGCTAGAGGCGCGCGATTTCGCGACGATGCTCGCCGACGGCGCCTATCCGACGCGCAGTGCGTTTCTGTCCGCCTTCTTCGCGCTGGTGCCGCTGCACGGGCTGCACGTGCTGGCGGGCTGTTTCTGGATGCTCGTGATGGGCGGCCAGGCGCTCGCCTACGGCTTCGATGCGCGGGTCAGGCTCAACATCCTGCGCCTCGCGCTGTTCTGGCATTTCCTCGACGTGATCTGGATCGCGATCCTCACGATCGTCTATCTGCAGGGGCATGTGCGATGA
- a CDS encoding cbb3-type cytochrome c oxidase subunit I, with the protein MQTAQSPFWSDPVWPDLLGRFAWSDLPFVRAWQDPTLSEVIGAGAGLLVIVGAVAVAALLTRYRLWGRLWSEWLTSLDHKKIGIMYIVLALVMLARALTEAVLMRMQQASAIGHPGIVSSDHFAQLFSTHGSIMIFFMAMPFITGLINYVMPLQIGARDMAFPWANSVALWLTGGGAILMMASLVIGRFSTGGWSGYPPYTGLAFSPDVGPDYWIWAVTLGSIGSTLAGINIACTIVMLRAPGMAYMRMPLFCWTSLCTAILMVFAMPPLTVATALLALDRYLGFHFFTNDLGGNMMNYANLFWLFGHPEVYILILPAFGIYSEVVATFSSKELYGYASLVMATMAIAVLSFTVWVHHFFTMGQSAALNAVFGIATMTIGVPTGVKLYDWIWTMFRGEVRFSVPMLYALAFMVTFVIGGFTGIILAIPPLDYVFHNTLFLVAHFHNMLIPGLLYALLAGYTFWFPKAFGFRLDEFWGRISCGCWIAGFYLAFMPLYVLGASGMARRSAEILQPDFRPWLYVAGAGALVLFAALVALVVQLVVSIRARDATCVFAGDPWDGRGLEWATSSPPPDYNFAVIPEVDARDAFYAGKRHGGWYAHRTPYTAIEMPRGSMTGPLIGLAATATSFGLIWHMWWLAALSLETLILVVVVRSFVRGTHRVVPAREVAAIEHRWHAARAAATPTPRALELTTANSGRADIPA; encoded by the coding sequence GTGCAGACCGCGCAATCCCCCTTCTGGTCCGATCCCGTCTGGCCCGACCTGCTCGGCCGCTTCGCCTGGTCCGACCTGCCGTTCGTCCGCGCGTGGCAGGACCCGACGCTCAGCGAGGTGATCGGCGCCGGCGCGGGCCTGCTCGTCATCGTCGGCGCCGTCGCCGTCGCCGCGCTGCTGACCCGCTACCGCTTGTGGGGACGTTTATGGTCGGAATGGCTGACCAGCCTCGACCACAAGAAGATCGGCATCATGTACATCGTCCTTGCGCTGGTGATGCTGGCGCGCGCGCTGACGGAGGCGGTGCTGATGCGGATGCAGCAGGCGTCCGCGATCGGCCATCCCGGCATCGTATCGTCCGATCATTTCGCGCAGCTGTTCTCGACGCACGGCTCGATCATGATCTTCTTCATGGCGATGCCGTTCATCACCGGCCTCATCAATTACGTCATGCCATTGCAGATCGGGGCGCGCGACATGGCATTTCCCTGGGCCAATTCGGTGGCGCTGTGGCTGACCGGCGGCGGCGCGATCCTGATGATGGCCAGCCTGGTGATCGGCCGCTTCTCGACCGGCGGCTGGAGCGGCTATCCGCCCTATACCGGCCTCGCCTTCAGTCCCGACGTCGGGCCGGATTACTGGATCTGGGCGGTGACCTTGGGGTCGATCGGGTCGACGCTGGCGGGGATCAACATCGCCTGCACCATCGTCATGCTGCGCGCGCCGGGCATGGCGTATATGCGGATGCCGCTGTTCTGCTGGACCAGCCTGTGCACCGCCATCCTGATGGTGTTCGCGATGCCGCCGCTCACCGTCGCGACCGCGCTGCTCGCGCTCGACCGCTATCTGGGGTTCCATTTCTTCACCAACGACCTCGGCGGCAACATGATGAACTATGCCAACCTGTTCTGGCTGTTCGGCCATCCAGAGGTGTACATCCTGATCCTGCCCGCTTTCGGCATCTATTCCGAAGTCGTCGCGACCTTCTCGTCGAAGGAATTATACGGCTATGCCTCGCTGGTGATGGCGACGATGGCGATCGCGGTGCTCAGCTTCACCGTCTGGGTGCATCACTTCTTCACCATGGGGCAATCGGCGGCGCTCAACGCCGTGTTCGGCATCGCGACGATGACGATCGGCGTGCCGACCGGGGTGAAGCTGTATGACTGGATCTGGACGATGTTCCGCGGCGAGGTCCGCTTCAGCGTGCCGATGCTCTATGCGCTGGCGTTCATGGTGACCTTCGTCATCGGTGGATTCACCGGCATCATCCTCGCGATCCCGCCGCTCGACTATGTCTTCCACAATACGCTCTTCCTCGTCGCGCATTTCCACAACATGCTGATCCCCGGCCTCCTTTATGCGTTGCTGGCCGGCTACACCTTCTGGTTTCCCAAGGCTTTCGGCTTCCGGCTCGACGAATTTTGGGGGCGGATTTCGTGCGGTTGCTGGATCGCCGGCTTCTATCTCGCCTTCATGCCGCTCTACGTGCTCGGCGCGAGCGGCATGGCGCGGCGCAGCGCGGAAATCCTGCAACCCGATTTCCGGCCCTGGCTCTACGTTGCCGGCGCGGGCGCGCTGGTGCTGTTCGCGGCGCTCGTCGCGCTCGTCGTGCAACTGGTCGTCAGCATCCGCGCGCGCGACGCCACCTGCGTCTTCGCGGGCGATCCCTGGGATGGCCGCGGCCTGGAATGGGCGACATCATCGCCGCCGCCGGACTATAATTTCGCGGTGATCCCGGAAGTCGACGCTCGTGACGCTTTCTACGCGGGCAAGCGCCATGGCGGCTGGTACGCCCACCGCACGCCTTACACGGCGATCGAGATGCCACGCGGCAGCATGACCGGCCCGCTGATCGGCCTCGCCGCGACCGCCACGTCGTTCGGGCTCATCTGGCATATGTGGTGGCTCGCCGCGCTGTCGCTGGAAACCCTGATCCTCGTCGTCGTCGTGCGCAGTTTCGTGCGCGGCACGCATCGCGTCGTGCCCGCGCGCGAGGTCGCCGCGATCGAGCATCGCTGGCACGCCGCGCGCGCCGCCGCGACGCCCACCCCGCGTGCGCTGGAACTGACCACCGCCAACAGCGGCCGGGCGGATATCCCGGCATGA